The following are encoded together in the Lactuca sativa cultivar Salinas chromosome 1, Lsat_Salinas_v11, whole genome shotgun sequence genome:
- the LOC111916568 gene encoding major allergen Pru ar 1, with the protein MGVITYTDEHTSTIPPSRIFKAAILDSHNLMPKLLPDVIKSIELIKGDGGAGSINQTNFSGGYVKHHVDEVDENTLTYKYSLIEGMGISDKVEKVSYDIKFEATPDNGTISKMTTTIYTHGDFELKEEELNAGKEKVLGLYKVVEAYLLENPDAYV; encoded by the exons ATGGGTGTCATAACATATACCGATGAACACACTTCCACAATCCCTCCATCAAGAATTTTCAAAGCCGCAATCCTCGACTCCCATAATTTAATGCCAAAACTCTTGCCAGATGTTATTAAAAGCATCGAATTAATCAAAGGTGATGGTGGGGCCGGAAGCATTAATCAGACTAACTTTTCAGGAG GTTATGTGAAACACCATGTAGATGAAGTTGATGAAAATACATTAacgtataagtatagtttgattgaAGGTATGGGCATATCCGACAAGGTTGAAAAGGTGTCCTATGATATTAAGTTTGAAGCTACACCTGATAATGGAACCATCTCAAAGATGACTACTACTATTTACACCCATGGTGATTTTGAACTCAAGGAAGAAGAACTAAATGCAGGAAAAGAAAAGGTGCTAGGGCTTTACAAGGTTGTGGAAGCTTACCTTCTTGAAAACCCTGATGCATATGTTTGA